Proteins encoded by one window of Candidatus Sumerlaea chitinivorans:
- a CDS encoding Siroheme synthase / Precorrin-2 oxidase — translation MGTFYPIALNMDGRTAVVIGGGAVGERKVCGLRERGIAVRLVSPRATRALMELAIRGEIEWRARKALEEDLDGAALVFLATDDAQVNAQLAEAARRRGLPVNRADDPDGCDFIVPASFRSGNIEVAVFSGGEAPFFARWLRQRLEQELSHVLGDLGALMAQLRAELKGLPISQQERASLLNSVLESDVLEVLRSEGKEAALGRARELVAQARKVQ, via the coding sequence ATGGGCACATTCTACCCCATTGCGCTCAACATGGATGGCCGTACCGCGGTGGTGATTGGGGGCGGGGCGGTCGGCGAGCGCAAGGTGTGTGGGCTTCGGGAGCGCGGGATCGCCGTCCGGTTAGTTTCGCCGCGAGCGACGCGCGCCTTGATGGAATTGGCGATCCGAGGCGAAATCGAGTGGCGCGCCCGAAAAGCCTTGGAAGAGGATTTGGATGGGGCCGCGCTTGTGTTTTTGGCGACCGATGACGCGCAGGTCAACGCGCAGTTGGCAGAAGCGGCACGCAGGCGGGGACTTCCGGTCAATCGCGCGGATGACCCGGATGGGTGCGATTTCATTGTTCCCGCCTCGTTTCGGTCTGGAAATATCGAAGTTGCAGTGTTCAGCGGCGGCGAGGCGCCTTTCTTTGCACGTTGGCTGAGACAGCGCCTTGAGCAGGAACTTTCGCACGTTTTGGGGGATCTGGGCGCCCTGATGGCGCAACTGCGAGCGGAGCTCAAGGGCTTGCCGATCTCGCAGCAGGAGCGCGCCAGCTTGCTAAATAGCGTGTTAGAGTCGGATGTACTCGAAGTTCTGAGGAGCGAGGGCAAAGAGGCGGCCTTAGGGCGTGCACGCGAGTTGGTGGCTCAAGCCCGGAAAGTTCAATGA
- a CDS encoding Acyl-CoA thioesterase I: MGEGRASLSRQFARGGVVAFLALVALTYVYRQWGPYPITNSEPRGTEIIAFGDSLTSGHGASPGKDYVSLLGQLCGRRVINAGRGGDTTADALTRLERDVLARDPRIVIVMLGGNDLLRGVAPEQAFANLEKIVQAIQERGALVLLAEIRAPIPAGDFGNRYRELARRTGCVLIPDVLSGIVANPKMKSDQIHPNDAGYELIAKRVYERLRPYL, translated from the coding sequence ATGGGTGAGGGCAGAGCATCTCTTTCGCGACAATTCGCTCGAGGAGGCGTTGTTGCGTTTCTTGCACTCGTTGCCTTGACGTATGTCTATCGGCAGTGGGGACCTTATCCCATCACGAACTCGGAACCGAGAGGAACCGAGATCATTGCGTTTGGCGATAGCTTGACGTCTGGTCACGGCGCGAGTCCCGGCAAGGACTATGTGAGCTTGCTGGGCCAGCTTTGTGGGCGCCGGGTGATCAACGCCGGCCGGGGCGGAGACACGACGGCCGACGCGTTGACCCGCCTCGAGCGCGATGTGTTGGCGCGTGATCCGCGCATCGTGATCGTGATGTTAGGGGGCAACGATCTCTTGCGGGGAGTTGCACCCGAACAAGCCTTCGCCAACTTGGAGAAGATTGTACAGGCGATTCAAGAGCGCGGCGCCTTGGTGCTTCTTGCTGAGATTCGTGCACCGATTCCTGCGGGTGACTTTGGGAATCGCTACCGTGAATTAGCCCGCCGGACAGGATGCGTCCTTATTCCGGATGTCTTGTCGGGAATCGTTGCAAACCCGAAAATGAAAAGCGATCAAATTCACCCGAATGATGCGGGCTACGAACTCATCGCGAAGCGTGTTTACGAGCGGCTGCGCCCCTACTTGTGA
- a CDS encoding Cytochrome c-type biogenesis protein CcsA/ResC — MIAARDLFVIGSNIALAVGELLALQIIRKQQGRGPNSALTTILAVAASLTVADLVWEGIEESAIPLQSLRHSFLWFALVVLLSAEATHRMARTCWGPAILLPVAFAVQTVALFFPEWFASREALGALGNTLSALHVGMFLVAYAALLVSAGCSLVFLIVDRRLKATGKLMAVRGATGLARLDEMATRAAGIGALILMLSIALSLVLLLLLAPVRGWAALAVFATDFTIWSSFLIWLYFVAYLLLRPRLGWVGRRGSLAIVIGAVMMVAFYFGGKLLPRGALHGYAAQHSVEKEPR; from the coding sequence ATGATTGCAGCGAGGGATCTTTTCGTCATTGGTTCAAACATCGCACTCGCGGTGGGTGAATTGCTTGCGTTGCAAATCATCCGCAAACAGCAGGGCCGGGGTCCCAATTCAGCCCTCACCACGATACTCGCTGTCGCGGCCAGCCTGACAGTCGCGGATTTGGTATGGGAGGGAATTGAGGAATCAGCCATTCCTCTTCAATCGCTCCGTCACTCGTTCCTTTGGTTCGCCTTGGTGGTCTTGCTTTCTGCGGAAGCGACTCATCGCATGGCGCGAACGTGTTGGGGACCAGCGATCCTGTTGCCAGTAGCCTTTGCCGTGCAAACTGTGGCACTGTTCTTTCCCGAGTGGTTTGCCTCGCGCGAAGCCTTGGGGGCGCTGGGGAATACGCTGTCTGCGCTCCACGTGGGTATGTTCTTGGTCGCTTACGCGGCCCTGCTCGTCAGCGCCGGCTGTAGCCTCGTTTTCTTAATTGTGGATCGGCGCCTGAAGGCGACCGGGAAACTCATGGCAGTGCGTGGTGCGACTGGGTTGGCACGGCTCGACGAGATGGCGACGCGAGCTGCCGGCATTGGGGCGTTGATCCTGATGCTGTCTATTGCGTTGTCCCTTGTTTTGCTACTTTTGCTGGCGCCCGTGCGAGGGTGGGCAGCGCTCGCCGTGTTTGCAACGGACTTCACCATTTGGTCGAGCTTCCTCATCTGGCTCTACTTTGTCGCCTACTTGCTCTTACGGCCACGGCTGGGATGGGTGGGGAGGCGTGGGAGTCTGGCAATTGTCATCGGCGCTGTGATGATGGTGGCGTTTTATTTTGGGGGAAAGCTTTTGCCGCGAGGAGCCCTGCACGGCTACGCTGCCCAGCATTCGGTTGAGAAGGAGCCACGCTGA
- a CDS encoding Glutamyl-tRNA reductase, with protein MQIVVTGLNHRTAPVELREQFAIPEAQLGEALEVLLAQNGVSEGVILSTCNRVELYTVESASGERQGSASFFREFFHVTEHRYINHLYRLYDAAAVRHLFNVASSLDSMIVGEPQILGQVKQAFLRAQEVRATGPILNHLFTHALAVGKRARSETAVGTQAVSVPSAAVDLARTIFDRLEGKRVVVIGRGKMSELALRHLKRENVREVIVVGRCLGHAHRFAKEVGASARPFDEALTFLDDADIVLASTRAPHMLLSAAAVRQLMRRRHNRLLLIVDISVPRVVDPAVNDLENVYLFNIDHLEEIVAENYRLRLEEARKAGALIEEETAEFLEWFNSRQVVPTIQAFREYLETVRREEVQRVLSDLSRFTPEQRELIEQFSRALVNKIAHTPTVRLKSAPDPETASQFSAALQALFDLQERQNRK; from the coding sequence ATGCAGATCGTGGTGACGGGCCTGAATCACCGGACTGCTCCTGTTGAGCTCCGCGAACAATTCGCGATCCCGGAGGCGCAGCTTGGAGAGGCCTTAGAGGTCTTACTTGCGCAGAATGGGGTGAGCGAAGGAGTGATCCTCTCCACGTGCAATCGCGTGGAGCTCTATACCGTGGAAAGTGCGTCGGGGGAGAGACAGGGAAGCGCGAGCTTCTTTCGTGAGTTCTTCCACGTGACTGAGCATCGTTATATCAACCATCTTTACCGATTGTATGATGCGGCCGCAGTGCGACATCTGTTCAATGTGGCCTCGAGCCTGGATTCGATGATCGTCGGGGAGCCCCAAATTCTCGGTCAGGTGAAGCAGGCTTTTTTGCGCGCCCAGGAAGTTCGCGCTACGGGACCAATCCTGAACCACCTTTTCACCCATGCGCTGGCAGTAGGCAAGCGCGCCCGGAGCGAGACGGCGGTAGGGACGCAGGCGGTGAGTGTGCCCTCCGCAGCCGTGGATTTGGCGCGCACGATCTTCGATCGATTGGAAGGCAAGCGGGTGGTTGTGATTGGGCGAGGCAAGATGAGTGAGCTTGCGCTTCGGCACCTGAAACGGGAAAATGTGCGGGAAGTGATTGTGGTGGGGCGATGCCTCGGGCATGCGCATCGCTTTGCGAAGGAAGTTGGCGCGAGCGCTCGCCCGTTCGACGAAGCACTGACGTTCCTCGACGATGCAGACATTGTGCTCGCCAGCACGCGGGCCCCACACATGTTGCTGAGCGCGGCGGCAGTGCGCCAGCTTATGCGCCGGCGGCACAATCGGCTTCTTCTGATCGTTGATATTTCGGTGCCACGCGTGGTGGATCCGGCGGTCAATGATCTGGAGAATGTTTATCTATTCAACATCGACCATCTCGAGGAGATCGTGGCCGAGAACTATCGGCTGCGGCTCGAAGAGGCCCGCAAGGCGGGAGCGCTGATTGAAGAGGAGACTGCGGAATTCCTCGAATGGTTCAACAGTCGGCAAGTGGTGCCAACGATTCAGGCATTCCGGGAATACCTCGAGACGGTCCGGCGCGAAGAGGTGCAGCGTGTGCTGAGCGATCTCTCGCGTTTTACGCCCGAACAGCGCGAGCTCATCGAGCAGTTCAGCCGCGCACTGGTCAATAAAATTGCCCACACGCCCACCGTTCGCCTGAAGAGTGCACCGGACCCTGAGACGGCTTCGCAATTTAGTGCAGCCTTGCAGGCGCTTTTCGATCTCCAGGAGCGGCAGAATCGCAAGTAA